The Populus nigra chromosome 14, ddPopNigr1.1, whole genome shotgun sequence genome has a segment encoding these proteins:
- the LOC133673086 gene encoding glucan endo-1,3-beta-glucosidase 8-like produces MARTGLLVWSYCLILASVNVVHVLSSTVLPGIGVNWGTMASNPLPRNIVVDMLKDNGITKVKLFDSDSPTLKALAGTGIEVMVGIPNNQMSIVAGDIEDAEDWVKENITAYLHNGGVDIKYVAVGNEPFLSSYNNTYDNITFPALQNVQKALDKAGVGDKIKATVALNADVYESLSDKPSGGDFRKDIKDIMIQIIKFLHQNKAPFVVNIYPFLSLYQNAGFPFDYAFFDGGKTISDKNVSYSNVFDANYDTLVWTLKKNGVGDLKIIIGEVGWPTDGNFNANNKLAKKFYDGLLKKLAAKKGTPLRPGELELYLFGLIDENQKSIAPGDFERHWGLFYYDGKPKFPVDLSGKGNDKMLIAAKGVQYMSPRWCVLNEENKNLSMIADEISYACSSADCTSLGYGSSCSKMDIDGNVSYAFNMYFQMQDQGDYACNFNGLAMIVKTNASRGSCLFPLQLVGAGERLELAYGVSIIAGLMLAFFSLM; encoded by the exons ATGGCCAGAACCGGGCTGCTAGTATGGTCATATTGTTTGATTCTGGCATCAGTCAATGTTGTTCACGTCCTTTCTTCAACAGTCTTACCAGGTATAGGCGTGAACTGGGGCACGATGGCGTCGAATCCATTGCCGCGTAATATAGTGGTTGACATGTTGAAAGACAATGGCATCACTAAGGTTAAGCTTTTCGATTCTGATTCTCCGACCTTAAAGGCCTTGGCTGGCACAGGCATTGAGGTCATGGTTGGCATCCCTAATAACCAGATGTCCATAGTAGCCGGTGATATAGAGGATGCCGAAGATTGGGTGAAAGAAAATATCACCGCGTATCTTCATAATGGGGGTGTTGACATCAA ATACGTGGCTGTTGGGAATGAGCCTTTCTTGTCGAGCTATAATAACACATATGACAATATTACATTCCCAGCATTGCAAAACGTTCAAAAGGCTTTGGACAAAGCTGGAGTCGGAGACAAAATCAAAGCTACAGTTGCTCTTAATGCTGATGTTTATGAATCCCTTTCGGACAAACCGTCCGGTGGTGATTTCCGTAAGGACATAAAGGATATCATGATTCAGATTATCAAGTTTCTCCATCAAAATAAGGCTCCCTTCGTTGTTAACATTTATCCATTCCTTAGTCTGTATCAAAACGCTGGCTTCCCCTTCGATTATGCCTTCTTTGATGGTGGCAAAACAATCTCGGATAAAAATGTTTCATACAGCAATGTGTTTGATGCAAATTACGATACACTAGTTTGGACGCTGAAGAAGAATGGTGTTGGTGATTTGAAGATCATAATTGGGGAAGTTGGTTGGCCTACAGATGGTAACTTTAATGCTAACAACAAACTAGCTAAGAAGTTCTATGATGGTCTCCTAAAAAAGTTGGCCGCAAAGAAGGGAACCCCTCTCCGACCAGGCGAATTGGAATTGTATCTCTTTGGCCTAATTGACGAGAATCAGAAGAGCATTGCACCAGGAGATTTTGAGAGACATTGGGGACTCTTTTACTATGATGGAAAGCCAAAGTTTCCAGTAGATTTATCCGGAAAAGGCAACGACAAGATGCTAATAGCAGCAAAGGGAGTTCAGTACATGTCACCTCGATGGTGTGTGCTTAATGAGGAGAACAAGAACTTGAGCATGATAGCAGATGAAATCAGCTATGCTTGCTCTTCGGCTGATTGCACAAGCTTGGGTTATGGATCATCATGCAGCAAAATGGACATTGATGGCAATGTTTCTTATGCTTTTAATATGTACTTCCAAATGCAAGATCAAGGTGATTATGCATGCAATTTCAATGGATTAGCAATGATAGTTAAAACAAATGCCTCTCGGGGAAGCTGTCTTTTCCCATTGCAGCTTGTAGGAGCTGGAGAGAGGCTCGAATTGGCATATGGAGTAAGCATCATTGCAGGATTAATGTTGGCATTTTTCTCCCTGATGTAA